A region from the Haloarcula limicola genome encodes:
- a CDS encoding IclR family transcriptional regulator, whose protein sequence is MDDTPEYAVEATGTSLSVLEALVAHEGPLGVTALADRVDVSKSVVHNHLSTLRAHGYVVKRVDGYEPSLRTLNLGNRTREKLPVYRDAKQALDNLAAASGETTTLFVLEANAAVPAYISQPSNGWDPEFREGERLPIHVNAPGKSILASLPDDRVEEILNGTQLRAQTEATITDADALEDQISRVRDDGIAFCREEHYEGIVGVAAPLQTGEEDYVAALGVCGPVDRLSGRYLEEDITGQVLSTAKSVQVTLTSN, encoded by the coding sequence ATGGACGACACACCGGAGTACGCCGTCGAAGCGACCGGAACCTCGCTGTCGGTCCTCGAAGCGCTCGTCGCCCACGAGGGACCGCTAGGCGTCACGGCTCTGGCCGACCGCGTCGACGTCTCGAAGAGCGTGGTCCACAATCACCTCTCGACACTTCGCGCACACGGCTACGTCGTCAAGCGGGTCGACGGCTACGAACCGTCGCTGCGGACGCTGAATCTGGGCAACCGGACGCGGGAGAAACTGCCGGTCTACCGGGACGCAAAGCAGGCTCTCGACAACCTCGCGGCCGCCAGCGGCGAGACCACCACGCTGTTCGTCCTCGAAGCGAACGCGGCCGTCCCGGCGTACATCTCGCAGCCGTCGAACGGGTGGGACCCCGAGTTTCGGGAGGGCGAGCGGCTCCCGATTCACGTCAACGCGCCCGGGAAATCGATACTGGCGTCGCTGCCCGACGACCGCGTCGAGGAGATATTAAACGGCACTCAACTCCGCGCACAGACCGAAGCGACCATCACCGACGCCGACGCGCTCGAAGACCAGATCAGCCGCGTCCGAGACGACGGCATCGCGTTCTGCAGAGAAGAACATTACGAGGGGATCGTCGGCGTCGCCGCGCCGCTCCAGACGGGCGAGGAAGATTACGTCGCCGCACTCGGCGTCTGTGGCCCCGTAGACCGACTGAGCGGCCGATACCTCGAAGAGGACATCACCGGCCAAGTGCTCAGCACTGCGAAGTCGGTGCAGGTCACGCTCACGAGCAACTGA
- a CDS encoding 50S ribosomal protein L15e yields the protein MARSAYSYIRDAWQSPKEGKLAELQWQRQQEWREQGAVERIERPTRLDKARSQGYKAKQGVVVARVSVRKGSARKQRHKAGRRTKRQGVTRITRRKDIQRVAEERAARVYPNLRVLNSYSVGQDGSQKWHEIILVDPEHPAIQNDDDLSWICEDHQADRVFRGLTGAGRRNRGLDTKGKGAEKTRPSIRSNRGKGK from the coding sequence ATGGCACGAAGTGCATACTCGTACATCCGAGACGCGTGGCAGAGCCCCAAGGAAGGCAAACTCGCCGAGCTGCAGTGGCAGCGACAGCAGGAGTGGCGCGAACAGGGCGCGGTCGAGCGCATCGAGCGCCCGACCCGCCTCGATAAGGCCCGCTCGCAGGGTTACAAGGCCAAGCAGGGCGTCGTCGTCGCTCGCGTCTCCGTCCGCAAGGGGAGCGCGCGCAAGCAGCGTCACAAAGCCGGACGCCGGACGAAGCGTCAGGGCGTCACGCGCATCACCCGCCGGAAGGACATCCAGCGCGTCGCCGAGGAACGCGCCGCCCGCGTCTACCCGAACCTGCGCGTGCTCAACAGCTACTCCGTGGGGCAGGACGGCAGCCAGAAGTGGCACGAAATCATCCTCGTCGACCCCGAGCACCCGGCCATCCAGAACGACGACGACCTCTCGTGGATCTGTGAAGACCACCAGGCCGACCGCGTCTTCCGCGGGCTGACCGGTGCCGGCCGTCGCAACCGCGGTCTCGACACGAAGGGCAAGGGCGCGGAGAAGACCCGACCGTCCATCCGCTCGAACCGCGGCAAGGGCAAGTAA
- a CDS encoding phytoene/squalene synthase family protein: MSSDNIRTSKSIQQQTGRTFHLATRLLPERIRHPTYVMYAFFRIADEVVDQPDGPPPAVQHERLEAIRETALGNREPDDTDDGVVLSAFQDLRAEHDIPDEEVNVFVDAMEMDIDRARYETFEDLRGYMRGSAVAVGNMMTMVMDPPGKEEALPHAAALAEAFQLSNFLRDVREDIHDYGRVYLPQETLSRHGVTEAQLADAEVDDAFRAVMEEELTRTEELYREGVTGIRYLPEDCQFGVLLAAVLYAEHHRLIREREYDVLTATPDLTRRRRLWLLARTWWHWRRNGDPEATFYAVSAVSERGSGAMQPEIASHGQPTWRG, encoded by the coding sequence ATGTCATCTGACAATATCCGTACCAGCAAATCGATCCAACAGCAGACCGGTCGCACGTTCCATCTCGCTACCCGCCTGCTCCCGGAGCGCATCCGCCATCCGACCTACGTGATGTACGCCTTCTTCCGTATCGCGGACGAGGTGGTCGACCAACCGGACGGCCCGCCTCCCGCCGTCCAGCACGAGCGACTCGAAGCGATTCGGGAGACAGCGCTCGGGAACCGCGAACCGGACGACACCGACGACGGCGTCGTCCTCTCGGCGTTTCAGGACCTCCGCGCCGAACACGACATCCCCGACGAGGAGGTGAACGTCTTCGTCGACGCGATGGAGATGGACATCGACCGGGCCCGCTACGAGACGTTCGAGGACCTCCGGGGGTACATGCGCGGGTCGGCCGTCGCCGTCGGCAACATGATGACGATGGTGATGGATCCGCCCGGCAAGGAGGAGGCGCTGCCTCACGCCGCGGCGCTGGCGGAGGCGTTTCAGCTCTCGAACTTCCTCCGTGACGTGCGCGAGGACATCCACGACTACGGCCGGGTGTACCTCCCCCAGGAGACGCTCTCCCGTCACGGCGTCACCGAGGCGCAACTCGCGGACGCCGAGGTCGACGACGCGTTCCGCGCGGTGATGGAAGAGGAGCTGACTCGCACGGAAGAGCTGTACCGCGAGGGCGTCACGGGCATCCGCTACCTGCCCGAGGACTGCCAGTTCGGCGTCCTACTGGCGGCGGTGCTGTACGCGGAACACCACCGGCTCATCCGGGAACGGGAGTACGACGTGCTCACGGCGACGCCTGACCTGACCCGCCGCCGTCGCCTCTGGCTCTTAGCGCGGACTTGGTGGCACTGGCGGCGCAACGGCGACCCCGAGGCGACGTTCTACGCCGTCAGCGCCGTCTCCGAACGCGGCTCGGGGGCGATGCAGCCGGAGATCGCCAGCCACGGCCAGCCGACGTGGCGCGGGTAG
- a CDS encoding bacterio-opsin activator domain-containing protein, protein MKPPETLARATLDTLPINVAVLDDDGTILVTNRAWREFAGVDDGDMQGVNYFETTDVEADEYAAEAVAGLKAVMDGDQDLFTLEYPCHTPEEKQWFLMRVAPLPPEEAGSVVVAHVDITQRKLAELDAERRSEQLRAERSKLEHLLDRLDGLVTAVVGDVMTAGSRSEIQQTVVDRLASVDSYRFAWIAEFDVRDETLRPAAVSAAGPDGDGTDVGIPVTDDDPVAVAARTETIQVETGEIRAVHRELAGEDVASLAAVPLVAGESLYGVLTVYADRDDVFDPRERAVLGAVGQAVSTAIDATETSRLLTADNFTELELQIRDDDVFFLSLARELGCRMEYGGSVAGEEESAMFFLVETDDPSAVCATAADHPQVSAVTHVSTTESTSLFEFTVADPPVVSLLADRGAETRDIVVTPDHAVVTAVLPAATETRAVVEHVRDAHPGTDLLSVRDRDEPPMSRQAFLATLEDDLTNRQLTALRKGYLGGFFEWPRDVSGEELAESMDICPSTFHQHLRAGERKLLEAVFETW, encoded by the coding sequence ATGAAGCCACCAGAGACACTCGCGCGTGCGACGCTCGATACGCTGCCCATCAACGTCGCCGTCCTCGACGACGACGGCACGATCCTCGTGACGAACCGCGCCTGGCGGGAGTTCGCCGGCGTGGACGACGGCGACATGCAGGGCGTGAACTACTTCGAGACGACGGACGTCGAAGCCGACGAGTACGCCGCCGAGGCCGTCGCGGGGCTGAAGGCGGTCATGGACGGCGACCAGGACCTCTTCACCTTGGAGTACCCGTGTCACACTCCCGAAGAGAAACAGTGGTTTCTGATGCGCGTCGCGCCGTTGCCGCCCGAGGAAGCGGGCAGCGTCGTCGTCGCGCACGTCGACATCACACAGCGGAAACTCGCCGAACTGGACGCCGAGCGCCGCAGCGAGCAGCTGCGAGCGGAGCGCTCGAAACTCGAACACCTCCTCGACCGACTCGACGGACTCGTCACGGCGGTCGTCGGCGACGTGATGACCGCGGGGTCGCGCTCGGAGATCCAACAGACGGTCGTCGACCGGCTGGCGTCCGTGGATTCGTACCGCTTCGCGTGGATCGCCGAGTTCGACGTCCGCGACGAGACCCTCCGTCCGGCGGCGGTGTCGGCTGCCGGACCCGACGGCGACGGGACGGACGTGGGCATCCCGGTGACCGACGACGACCCCGTCGCGGTCGCCGCCCGAACCGAAACGATTCAGGTCGAGACCGGCGAGATACGCGCCGTCCACCGCGAACTCGCGGGCGAGGACGTCGCGTCGCTGGCGGCCGTCCCGCTCGTCGCGGGTGAATCCCTGTACGGCGTACTCACGGTGTACGCCGACAGAGACGACGTGTTCGACCCGCGCGAGCGCGCGGTCCTCGGTGCCGTCGGGCAGGCGGTCTCGACGGCGATCGACGCGACGGAGACCAGTCGCCTGCTCACGGCGGACAACTTCACCGAACTGGAACTCCAGATACGCGACGACGACGTCTTCTTCCTCTCGCTGGCGCGCGAACTGGGTTGTCGGATGGAGTACGGCGGCAGCGTCGCGGGCGAGGAGGAGTCGGCGATGTTCTTCCTCGTCGAGACCGACGACCCCTCGGCGGTGTGTGCGACGGCCGCCGACCACCCGCAGGTCAGCGCCGTCACGCACGTCTCGACGACGGAGTCGACGTCGCTGTTCGAGTTCACCGTCGCGGACCCGCCCGTCGTCTCGCTACTGGCCGACCGAGGGGCGGAGACCCGGGATATCGTCGTCACGCCCGACCACGCCGTCGTCACCGCGGTGCTTCCGGCCGCCACCGAGACCCGCGCCGTCGTCGAACACGTCCGGGACGCCCACCCCGGGACGGACCTGCTGTCGGTCCGCGACCGCGACGAACCGCCGATGTCGCGGCAGGCGTTCCTCGCCACGCTCGAAGACGACTTGACCAACCGTCAGCTGACGGCGCTTCGCAAGGGGTATCTCGGCGGCTTCTTCGAGTGGCCCCGCGACGTCTCTGGCGAGGAACTGGCCGAATCGATGGACATCTGCCCCTCGACGTTCCATCAGCACCTCCGGGCCGGCGAGCGGAAGCTGCTCGAAGCGGTCTTCGAGACCTGGTGA
- a CDS encoding DUF7562 family protein, which translates to MFGSRTDREMVTCIACGERLSRSDAREYDKHGDRWDRRDKTFEYVCKACFGEMSRHPRGDLEATLDAAGAGETDRETFLEQFRELSRSESE; encoded by the coding sequence ATGTTCGGCTCCCGGACGGACCGGGAGATGGTGACCTGCATCGCCTGCGGGGAACGCCTCTCGCGGTCGGACGCCCGCGAATACGACAAGCACGGCGACCGGTGGGACCGCCGGGACAAGACCTTCGAGTACGTCTGTAAGGCCTGTTTCGGCGAGATGTCACGTCACCCGAGAGGCGACCTCGAAGCGACGCTCGACGCCGCCGGCGCGGGCGAGACCGACCGCGAGACGTTTCTGGAGCAGTTCCGAGAGCTGTCTCGGAGCGAGTCGGAGTGA